Within Komagataeibacter sp. FNDCR2, the genomic segment GTGATAGGACTTTTATACAAAAACATGCATTCCAATAGATAAACAGGCCGAGCCAAGTATAATCCAGAAAATATCCACTTTTGTCACAAACATCAGCAACAGACTAACGGCGGCGATGCCATAGGTGAACCACCCGGTCAGAGCTTCTTTTGCCAGCGGAAACGCTGCGGCGAACAACAGGGCAGCACTGCTTATAACGACCATGCGAATGAGGCTCCGAAGTCTCGGATGTTCAAGGTGCCTCCCTGCATAATGAAGCAAGGGCAGGATCAGCACGGCGGGCGTAATCATTGCCAGCCAACCCGCCACTGCTCCCCAAAAACCGGAAACGAAATAGCCCACGCTGACAACATATAGGCCCACCGCACCCGGTGTGCTTCGTGTAATGACCACAGCCTCGTTCAATTGGGATTCGGTCAGGACATGGTGATGAAGGACAAGGGCATCCTGAATTGCTGGAAGGGATGCAAGCCCCGCAAAGGTGGTAATCGTCGCCTTGAGAAGAATGGCATACAACTCAAGAAAACTCATGCCCGTTTTCCCGGCACAACGATCCCGACGACAGCGCACAAGAGCAGGATATCAATCGCGGGAAGCTGGAAACCCCAATAGAGAACGAGGGAACTTCCCACGATCAGGGCTGAAATCCATCTGGACTCCTTGAGGACATAGGGACGTGCCACTACCCAGGCCGTTCGGACTGTCACCGCGACGGCACAGGCCACCGCACCCTGAATCGCGGCCTGAACAATCGGATCATGCTCCCAGAAGCTGAACAGCATGGTGCAAAGCAGGACAAAAAGGGCGGATGGCACCGAGGCCGCGAGCAGCGCGCAAAGAGCGCCGAAACCACGGCGTACCATCCATCCGATGCCAACACAGAATGCCAGAAGATTTGTCCCCGGAATAAGGCGT encodes:
- a CDS encoding chromate transporter → MSFLELYAILLKATITTFAGLASLPAIQDALVLHHHVLTESQLNEAVVITRSTPGAVGLYVVSVGYFVSGFWGAVAGWLAMITPAVLILPLLHYAGRHLEHPRLRSLIRMVVISSAALLFAAAFPLAKEALTGWFTYGIAAVSLLLMFVTKVDIFWIILGSACLSIGMHVFV
- a CDS encoding chromate transporter; this encodes MKARNRQVGFLEIANVFTRYANFTWGGGTATVSVLHKEIIERRGWLNDGEFSLCFALARLIPGTNLLAFCVGIGWMVRRGFGALCALLAASVPSALFVLLCTMLFSFWEHDPIVQAAIQGAVACAVAVTVRTAWVVARPYVLKESRWISALIVGSSLVLYWGFQLPAIDILLLCAVVGIVVPGKRA